Proteins found in one Brevibacillus brevis genomic segment:
- a CDS encoding ArsR/SmtB family transcription factor: MQDLPDWLRKHLHVAYIPGYEFFLSLHVLAKPEHHTSRLHWAEELLIALPASLLKKLHYFSSMSNQFLDAMDFLAPWEECFEHSVEAALERVQAMDAGEFVQLMIGPVYHPKQLHAWMQGRTDEIFDELKPEHRELLRHPLSTKRSFLEFCYDYLPFFQTEERRIEPWLVRAVHEAQEQIKLEPIPFLSQVHPRLKVHENFLQFHKAKTYTFGYSELARIHLRVSTFVAPHLLLGIYDDHISVCLSVDVPGTRATSVIPTDFISKMKVFSDPTRTAILKSLLAHPYCTQQLADLHNISEPAVNKHLNLLVDTGFIWSERRGRYVFYRAIASRLEQLAVDLHEFIDMPVPGLVSPPASSHLPERRK; encoded by the coding sequence GTGCAAGATTTGCCTGATTGGCTGCGTAAGCATCTTCATGTCGCATACATACCCGGCTATGAGTTTTTCTTAAGTCTCCACGTGCTTGCAAAGCCTGAGCATCATACCTCCCGCTTGCATTGGGCGGAGGAGTTGCTCATTGCTTTACCTGCCTCGCTCTTGAAAAAGCTTCACTATTTTAGTTCCATGTCCAATCAGTTTCTCGATGCCATGGACTTCCTGGCGCCTTGGGAGGAGTGCTTTGAGCATTCTGTTGAGGCCGCATTGGAGCGCGTACAGGCGATGGATGCTGGTGAGTTTGTCCAGCTCATGATCGGTCCCGTCTATCATCCCAAACAACTTCATGCTTGGATGCAAGGGCGTACGGACGAGATTTTTGACGAACTGAAACCGGAGCATCGGGAGCTTTTGCGCCATCCGCTCTCGACTAAGCGCAGTTTTCTGGAGTTTTGCTACGACTACCTGCCTTTTTTCCAGACGGAAGAACGGCGGATTGAACCGTGGCTCGTTCGCGCCGTACATGAAGCACAAGAGCAGATCAAGCTGGAACCGATTCCGTTTTTGTCGCAGGTACATCCGCGCTTGAAGGTGCACGAGAACTTCTTGCAATTTCATAAGGCAAAAACGTACACATTTGGCTATTCGGAGCTGGCTCGTATCCATTTGCGTGTCTCTACTTTTGTCGCGCCGCATTTGTTGCTCGGCATTTACGACGACCATATCTCCGTGTGCCTATCCGTTGATGTTCCCGGCACCAGAGCCACCTCGGTGATTCCCACTGACTTCATCAGCAAAATGAAGGTGTTCAGTGACCCGACACGGACGGCGATTCTCAAATCGTTATTGGCTCATCCTTACTGCACGCAGCAGTTGGCTGACCTGCACAACATCAGTGAGCCTGCCGTCAACAAGCACTTGAATCTGTTGGTAGACACAGGCTTTATCTGGAGTGAACGGCGGGGACGGTATGTATTTTACCGCGCGATTGCATCACGGCTGGAACAACTCGCCGTCGATCTGCATGAGTTCATCGATATGCCCGTTCCCGGACTTGTCTCTCCACCTGCTTCATCACATCTCCCAGAACGGAGGAAATAA
- a CDS encoding PLP-dependent aminotransferase family protein — MRELAAIRFTEGEPLFIQIYHFIKDEILRNQIAYEEFLPSIRSCAQSLAVSKNTVEVAYQLLVSEGYVTSIPKKGYQVTYKAEPPFGQHVTERDDPRISPIRYDFRYGNIELGAFPFHPWNKLRNKLIAYHQRTYMVEGLAQGEYSLRKELSKLLHETRGVLATPEQIIIGATPQQLVSMIVQLLDREKHVIGVENPGYDGARNTFLNGGYRVHGISLDTDGVSIEELRQSGANIMYVSPSQQFINKMTMPLEKRKQLTLWAQSIAHSYLVEDDYEWEFKYQESYIPSIQSLSPQKVVYIGRLSKALLPLVNVSYVVLPYELLSRFHQRVPEYDQPVSRLDQLTLAAYLSDGYWHRHLQHMRKNYVEKREVFLQAVARYMDRRVEIEGKDTGLHVFLTVKSQCTEAELMERAYQKGVKVYGTARYWLHDTREHPTVLLGYGALTPEDIQEGIRSLASAWFE, encoded by the coding sequence GTGCGAGAACTTGCTGCCATTCGTTTTACAGAGGGAGAGCCATTGTTCATCCAAATCTATCACTTTATCAAAGACGAAATATTGCGTAACCAAATCGCGTATGAAGAGTTTCTACCCTCGATAAGAAGCTGTGCCCAATCGCTTGCTGTCAGCAAAAACACGGTAGAAGTCGCGTATCAGCTACTGGTATCGGAAGGGTACGTCACTAGCATTCCGAAAAAAGGGTATCAGGTGACGTACAAGGCAGAACCTCCTTTCGGGCAGCATGTAACAGAACGAGATGACCCTCGTATATCGCCGATTCGCTATGATTTTCGCTACGGCAACATCGAGCTGGGGGCATTCCCCTTTCATCCGTGGAATAAGCTGCGCAACAAGCTCATTGCCTACCATCAGCGAACGTATATGGTGGAGGGGCTGGCACAGGGCGAATACTCCTTGCGAAAAGAACTCTCGAAATTGCTGCATGAAACGAGAGGAGTCCTCGCTACGCCGGAGCAGATCATTATTGGAGCCACTCCGCAACAGTTGGTGTCGATGATCGTCCAGCTTCTGGACAGAGAGAAGCATGTGATTGGCGTCGAAAATCCGGGCTATGATGGTGCGAGAAATACGTTTCTCAACGGTGGCTACCGGGTACACGGTATTTCTTTGGACACAGACGGTGTATCCATCGAAGAGCTGAGACAAAGCGGGGCAAACATCATGTACGTGAGTCCTTCCCAGCAATTCATCAACAAAATGACGATGCCTTTGGAGAAAAGAAAGCAATTGACCCTATGGGCGCAATCTATCGCGCATTCTTATTTGGTGGAGGATGACTACGAATGGGAGTTTAAATATCAAGAGAGCTACATTCCTTCGATCCAGAGTCTGTCTCCCCAAAAAGTTGTTTACATTGGGCGACTTTCCAAAGCATTGCTGCCGCTCGTAAACGTCAGCTACGTTGTCCTTCCTTACGAGCTGTTATCGCGTTTTCACCAGCGGGTACCTGAATACGATCAGCCTGTTTCCCGCCTGGACCAATTGACGCTAGCGGCGTATTTGTCCGATGGCTATTGGCATAGACACTTGCAGCACATGCGAAAAAACTATGTGGAAAAGCGAGAGGTGTTTCTTCAGGCAGTCGCTCGCTACATGGACAGACGTGTGGAAATAGAAGGCAAGGATACGGGGCTGCATGTATTTTTGACCGTAAAAAGTCAGTGTACAGAAGCGGAACTCATGGAGCGTGCCTATCAAAAAGGCGTAAAAGTCTACGGAACTGCCCGATACTGGCTGCATGATACACGGGAGCATCCGACGGTATTGCTAGGGTACGGAGCATTGACCCCCGAAGATATTCAGGAGGGTATTCGCTCGTTGGCCAGCGCCTGGTTCGAGTAA
- a CDS encoding DUF4129 domain-containing protein, with the protein MTLSLMGRWTLAFWLEAMLTGVFLILFGYMTAGFTQLLTFCLVAAILLMAGSWLYYGGGGRFTLHLLLYPLVFFIGMGCFYLYDSWLIALVLAAVYFWRVQSAASKGYRHDSLQRRFVLALMAGLMQLVIAVLYTSIVDPGSYSLAASFSMLILITLSYMLVTTVAFVLREGSLSTRLPARISLMLGSQVLGTRILLIAGYVAVSSIALGLIYWFWSWIKGPVSNGLYTLFEPVLIFIVEMLEHLYEKASQKQAGMQILMESAGQKADNPEAQIPLGESLFSILQPYLIIAFILTCVILLGRYIWKKRFKGTITREKEVAAAQNTVLSTIPPSSSKESAEDDSAKWFKQPVGPEDDPTRYAYYQFLVLMEKQGMPIKLHETPQEFFNRLREQLLLDAGQLDAVARITRYYQQYRYQEKSLPEADLTAMQQAVQTLGSRFSET; encoded by the coding sequence ATGACACTCTCCTTGATGGGGCGTTGGACGCTCGCGTTTTGGCTGGAGGCCATGCTGACGGGCGTTTTCCTGATCTTGTTTGGGTATATGACAGCAGGCTTTACTCAACTCCTCACGTTTTGCCTGGTCGCAGCGATTCTGCTCATGGCGGGGAGCTGGTTGTACTATGGTGGTGGCGGTCGATTTACGCTCCATCTGTTGCTGTACCCCCTTGTTTTTTTCATAGGAATGGGCTGCTTCTATCTCTACGATTCTTGGCTCATCGCGCTTGTACTGGCTGCTGTTTATTTTTGGAGAGTACAAAGTGCCGCATCGAAAGGTTATCGACATGACAGTCTGCAACGCAGATTTGTTCTGGCGTTGATGGCGGGCCTGATGCAGCTCGTGATAGCTGTACTTTACACTTCCATTGTTGACCCGGGTTCCTATTCGCTCGCAGCCTCTTTTTCCATGCTCATCCTCATTACTCTCAGCTATATGTTGGTGACGACTGTGGCGTTCGTGCTGCGGGAAGGATCACTTTCTACGAGGCTGCCTGCACGTATTAGCTTGATGCTCGGCAGTCAAGTGCTCGGCACTCGTATTCTTTTGATCGCGGGTTATGTGGCTGTCAGCTCTATCGCACTTGGACTCATCTATTGGTTCTGGAGTTGGATAAAAGGACCTGTCAGCAATGGGCTGTATACGCTCTTTGAGCCTGTGCTTATTTTCATTGTGGAAATGTTGGAACATTTGTACGAGAAGGCGAGCCAAAAACAGGCAGGCATGCAGATACTCATGGAAAGTGCAGGACAAAAAGCAGATAATCCCGAGGCACAGATACCGCTCGGAGAATCACTCTTTTCTATTCTGCAGCCATACTTAATCATTGCCTTCATCCTTACCTGTGTGATCCTGCTCGGCCGATACATATGGAAAAAGCGCTTCAAGGGGACGATTACGCGGGAAAAAGAAGTGGCTGCTGCACAAAACACCGTGTTGTCCACTATCCCCCCCTCTTCCAGTAAAGAAAGTGCTGAGGATGACTCTGCCAAATGGTTCAAACAGCCCGTCGGCCCAGAGGATGATCCCACTAGATACGCCTACTATCAATTCCTCGTACTCATGGAGAAGCAAGGAATGCCAATCAAGCTGCATGAGACACCCCAAGAGTTTTTCAATCGCCTGCGCGAACAGCTTTTACTAGATGCAGGTCAGCTAGATGCAGTCGCTCGCATCACACGTTACTATCAGCAATATCGCTATCAGGAAAAATCGCTTCCCGAAGCGGATTTGACTGCGATGCAGCAAGCCGTGCAGACGCTCGGCTCTCGTTTCTCCGAGACGTAA
- a CDS encoding ABC transporter permease: MFHVAKATFIRNTRVMIRAYPWSFVIGHIFSGVYTVLFAFFAYHYLFAGQLDENFAYLTGSSDYLSYAILGGAFYAFAVSTLMNVSRSLITELREGTLEAVLLTPSLRRGYFLGNVAQQLMRTLFEFSVIVLVGALFGLTLSHTNVWSAVLVWILSTGAFFCQALVLGSLMLWFRDTYITQNTLFAVMAFVSGVTFPIPYLPEWVQPLGLIMPLAPALDAFRQCVIQGAPLHAVSPQLFHMAALSLVYLVIGVWGIRRMEKRVMESIFG; encoded by the coding sequence GTGTTTCATGTCGCCAAAGCTACCTTTATCCGCAATACCCGCGTAATGATTCGTGCCTATCCGTGGTCGTTTGTCATCGGCCACATTTTTTCCGGGGTGTATACGGTGCTGTTCGCCTTTTTCGCCTATCACTATTTATTTGCCGGGCAGTTGGACGAAAATTTCGCATATCTCACCGGCTCGTCCGATTACTTGTCGTACGCCATCCTCGGCGGAGCTTTTTATGCGTTTGCCGTCTCTACCTTGATGAATGTCAGCCGTTCTCTCATTACGGAGCTACGGGAAGGGACCTTGGAGGCGGTTTTGCTCACCCCTTCCTTGCGCAGAGGATACTTTTTGGGGAATGTCGCTCAACAGCTCATGCGTACTCTGTTTGAATTTTCAGTGATTGTGTTGGTGGGGGCGCTGTTCGGACTCACGCTCTCTCACACGAACGTATGGAGCGCCGTTCTTGTCTGGATATTGTCTACAGGGGCTTTCTTTTGCCAGGCGCTCGTTTTGGGCAGTCTCATGCTTTGGTTCCGCGATACGTACATCACACAAAACACGCTGTTTGCCGTGATGGCCTTTGTCAGTGGGGTAACGTTTCCGATTCCGTATTTGCCTGAATGGGTGCAACCACTCGGTCTCATCATGCCGCTCGCGCCTGCGTTGGATGCTTTTCGGCAATGCGTGATTCAAGGAGCCCCGCTGCATGCTGTTTCCCCACAGCTATTTCATATGGCAGCCCTGTCCCTCGTCTATCTCGTCATCGGGGTGTGGGGCATACGTCGGATGGAAAAACGCGTCATGGAATCGATTTTTGGATAA
- a CDS encoding M24 family metallopeptidase: MMNPLLEKRHQALREAETKAEFLFATIEEKGIIRSGVTEKEINKEIYELAFQLFGIKKYWHKRIVRAGRNTLYPYRENPPNLTVSPEDIVFLDFGPIFEDWEADLGRTYVLGNDPVKQKLRDDIEKAWDEGKTYFLSKPDITSSELFAYMCELAKAYGWEYGGPHAGHLIGEFPHEKIQGDDIDNYIHPDNHKPMREPDQHGQPRDWILEVHFIDREREIGGFVEKLLTVE; this comes from the coding sequence ATGATGAATCCATTATTGGAGAAGAGACATCAGGCACTGCGCGAAGCAGAGACCAAAGCAGAGTTTTTATTTGCCACCATCGAAGAGAAGGGAATCATTCGCAGCGGTGTGACGGAAAAAGAGATCAACAAGGAGATTTACGAGCTGGCCTTTCAATTGTTCGGGATCAAAAAATATTGGCATAAGCGAATTGTGCGAGCGGGCAGAAACACGCTGTATCCGTACAGAGAAAACCCACCGAATTTGACTGTCTCCCCTGAAGATATTGTCTTTCTCGATTTCGGGCCCATTTTTGAGGACTGGGAAGCTGATCTTGGTCGGACGTATGTGCTTGGAAATGATCCGGTAAAACAAAAGCTACGCGACGATATTGAAAAAGCGTGGGACGAGGGCAAGACTTACTTTTTGTCCAAGCCGGATATTACGAGCAGTGAGCTGTTTGCCTACATGTGCGAGCTCGCAAAAGCATACGGTTGGGAGTACGGCGGTCCACACGCAGGACATCTCATCGGCGAATTCCCGCATGAAAAAATCCAAGGCGATGATATCGATAATTACATTCACCCAGACAACCACAAGCCGATGAGAGAACCAGATCAGCACGGTCAGCCGCGCGATTGGATCTTGGAGGTTCATTTTATTGATCGGGAACGGGAAATCGGGGGATTTGTGGAGAAGCTGTTGACGGTAGAGTAA
- a CDS encoding HAD family hydrolase — protein MKFIFDLDGTICFKGQPISTNILDSLLALEQAGHAVGFASARPCRDMLPVLDERFANHLLIGANGAMTHHQGSLQGSVPIPDRLAQEIISILEDFRAQYFIDDSWNYAHNCMSTHPFLSNIDPNRTASRVDVDQLNAVLKILILSCDRHEELMKRIKELDVTLHYHSAEGILDLTYRGVNKWAALNRFDVAGEPFICFGNDMNDLPLFEKAHHSVLIGDYEPLLPLAKEKITMDDQVEQSIVAKLRELGEKYELALP, from the coding sequence ATGAAATTTATTTTTGATCTGGACGGGACGATCTGCTTCAAGGGTCAACCGATCTCTACAAACATTTTGGATAGCCTGCTTGCACTCGAACAGGCGGGACATGCCGTAGGTTTTGCCTCCGCAAGACCGTGCCGTGACATGCTGCCTGTCCTCGATGAGCGGTTTGCCAACCATCTCCTCATTGGCGCGAATGGAGCGATGACACATCACCAAGGGAGCTTGCAGGGCAGCGTGCCGATCCCGGATCGTCTGGCGCAAGAAATCATCAGCATTCTCGAGGATTTTCGCGCGCAGTATTTCATCGATGACTCGTGGAATTACGCACATAATTGTATGTCGACGCATCCTTTTTTGAGCAATATCGATCCCAATCGGACAGCCAGCCGCGTGGACGTGGATCAACTGAATGCCGTGCTGAAAATCCTGATTTTATCGTGTGACCGTCACGAAGAATTGATGAAGAGAATCAAGGAACTAGACGTTACGCTGCATTATCATTCCGCAGAAGGCATTCTCGACCTCACGTATCGGGGGGTGAATAAATGGGCTGCCCTGAATCGTTTCGATGTGGCAGGGGAGCCGTTCATTTGCTTTGGTAATGACATGAATGATTTGCCGCTGTTTGAAAAAGCGCATCATTCCGTATTGATTGGCGACTATGAGCCGCTTCTTCCACTGGCAAAGGAAAAAATTACGATGGATGATCAAGTGGAGCAATCCATTGTCGCAAAATTGCGAGAGCTAGGAGAGAAGTATGAGTTAGCTCTTCCGTAA
- a CDS encoding ABC transporter permease yields the protein MKQLGSLLLAEIIKEHRHSFHSKMIYFSLLVWPVINFVTAYYSFAPFRMGADSPLARFISYEQLPLFLLTGYLGYIFYWCLVQSSWQMSFERQAGTMEMIFISPVNRLAFLYGRSLSSLIEGVWLFFCFALLALFFVDGIQLSGWWAPPLAFLILLVSAIVWGGFLCVLFLFSRDASFLYTVLDEPMLIFSGVRLPPMAFPVWAKVISFCFPLTYALQLIRELLMEGASLQTMLPSMGLLAAVLLVLVTATVLLLKQAEKHMKKTGNMVMY from the coding sequence ATGAAACAGCTAGGCAGCCTGCTTTTGGCCGAAATCATCAAGGAGCATCGCCATTCGTTTCACAGCAAAATGATCTACTTCTCGCTCTTGGTCTGGCCTGTCATTAATTTCGTGACCGCTTATTATTCGTTTGCACCGTTCCGTATGGGAGCTGATTCCCCGCTAGCCCGGTTCATCAGCTACGAACAGTTGCCGCTGTTCCTGTTGACTGGTTATTTAGGCTACATCTTTTATTGGTGCCTGGTGCAGTCATCCTGGCAAATGAGCTTTGAACGGCAAGCGGGAACCATGGAAATGATCTTCATCAGCCCGGTCAACCGACTCGCTTTTCTGTACGGGCGTTCACTTTCCTCGCTGATCGAAGGGGTCTGGCTGTTCTTTTGCTTCGCCCTGTTAGCCTTGTTTTTTGTCGATGGCATTCAATTGAGCGGCTGGTGGGCGCCTCCACTCGCCTTCCTCATTTTGCTTGTATCGGCCATCGTCTGGGGCGGCTTTCTCTGTGTGCTCTTTCTGTTTTCACGCGACGCGAGCTTTCTGTACACCGTTTTGGATGAGCCGATGCTGATCTTTTCTGGTGTCCGTCTGCCCCCGATGGCCTTTCCGGTTTGGGCCAAGGTCATTTCCTTTTGCTTTCCCTTGACCTACGCGCTTCAGTTGATTCGCGAGCTGCTGATGGAGGGAGCGTCGTTGCAAACCATGTTGCCAAGTATGGGACTTCTCGCCGCTGTTCTGCTGGTGCTCGTGACAGCGACCGTCTTGTTATTGAAGCAAGCGGAGAAGCATATGAAAAAGACCGGGAACATGGTGATGTATTAG
- a CDS encoding DUF58 domain-containing protein, translating to MITKQTFHVIGFVLLLFAVFSGHWFFFLFGGFFFFLPAAQDWWAKSMSKWVSLEWSSDQTRVLSGTPVHITVRLHNRSWLPLPATWLRFTLPEHVSVEGADEVRLLNHRTSVRLRFDLPMRQSATRTLILVPNKRGTVWLRDVQSETLPLLGEEPTAMTLSVSFSLLVYPLPLALSPVVLAESEPDGNRLSRQRQQDDPTFQRGVRSYMPGDRFKHIHWKATAKTGSLETRLFEYTAHPNWRIVGHILPSYEPMMQKYNDMTNERTISCLAALAGLCRRKSVGYELYLTVKQRGREHFHLPAGNGKAHHLHVMTQLAQIHHFVTTPLAPVLRRLEGAHGEEAILIVTPRMDPSLQASAERLIQYGHQVAVLDVSSDPVTIQRFEHARLKKRSVVMG from the coding sequence ATGATCACCAAGCAAACCTTTCACGTAATCGGTTTTGTCTTGCTGCTCTTCGCCGTTTTTTCGGGCCACTGGTTTTTCTTTCTGTTTGGGGGCTTTTTCTTTTTTCTCCCCGCTGCACAAGACTGGTGGGCCAAGTCCATGTCCAAGTGGGTGTCGCTCGAATGGTCCAGTGATCAAACGCGCGTCCTGTCAGGGACACCCGTGCACATTACAGTTCGCTTGCACAATCGTTCGTGGCTGCCTTTGCCTGCTACCTGGCTTCGCTTCACACTGCCGGAGCATGTTTCGGTGGAAGGCGCAGACGAGGTGCGACTCCTCAATCATCGGACTAGCGTTCGCCTGCGGTTTGATCTGCCGATGCGGCAAAGTGCTACACGCACCTTGATTCTCGTCCCGAACAAACGCGGCACAGTTTGGCTGAGAGATGTTCAATCCGAGACTTTGCCGTTATTGGGTGAGGAGCCTACCGCCATGACATTGTCGGTTTCCTTTTCCTTGCTGGTCTATCCGTTGCCTCTTGCTCTTTCTCCCGTCGTGCTCGCTGAATCGGAACCGGACGGGAATCGGCTCTCTCGTCAGCGCCAACAGGACGACCCCACTTTTCAGCGTGGTGTTCGGTCATACATGCCAGGCGACCGTTTCAAGCACATCCATTGGAAGGCAACCGCCAAAACAGGTTCACTGGAGACGCGTCTTTTCGAGTATACAGCCCATCCGAACTGGCGAATCGTCGGGCATATCCTGCCCTCCTATGAACCAATGATGCAAAAGTATAACGATATGACCAATGAACGGACGATCTCCTGTCTTGCGGCTTTGGCTGGCCTGTGCAGGAGAAAATCGGTCGGATATGAGCTGTACCTTACCGTAAAGCAACGAGGACGAGAGCATTTTCATTTGCCTGCGGGAAATGGCAAGGCACACCACTTGCACGTCATGACCCAGCTGGCGCAAATTCACCATTTTGTGACGACGCCACTGGCGCCTGTTCTTCGTCGGTTAGAGGGGGCACATGGGGAGGAAGCCATTCTCATTGTGACACCACGAATGGACCCATCCTTACAAGCCTCAGCGGAGCGCCTTATTCAATACGGTCATCAGGTTGCGGTACTGGATGTTTCTTCTGACCCTGTCACCATCCAGCGTTTTGAGCATGCTCGCTTGAAAAAAAGGAGCGTGGTGATGGGATGA
- a CDS encoding ABC transporter ATP-binding protein, which translates to MLIAENVRKVYRVKEKKGWFRQQWTEVEAVADLSFRMVPGKIIGLLGINGAGKTTTIKMCSTLLTPTSGTITVDGYDAVKDDRFVKAKVNMIAGGERMLYWRLTGRENLQYFGSLYGLQGQELRHRIDALLLQVGLYEAANTPVERYSKGMKQRLQIARGLINDPRYLFLDEPTLGLDAPIARQLRKHVSELASQHGKAILLTSHYIHEVEELCDEVYIIDKGKLVAHDTPEHLTKSLHLDTALQVVIPSLSDSLDYDLRQLAQDYGGSREIAETDEQTWEVTLRGKTDMTTPLLSLLAAHQSPVLRLSTQQPSLEDVILHMADRRGA; encoded by the coding sequence ATGCTGATTGCAGAAAATGTACGGAAGGTATACCGGGTGAAGGAGAAAAAAGGTTGGTTTCGCCAACAATGGACAGAGGTCGAGGCAGTCGCTGATCTGTCCTTTCGCATGGTACCCGGCAAAATTATTGGATTGTTAGGCATTAATGGTGCAGGAAAAACAACAACGATCAAGATGTGCTCCACACTACTCACCCCGACCAGCGGCACGATCACGGTAGACGGATATGACGCGGTAAAGGACGATCGTTTCGTCAAAGCCAAGGTCAACATGATCGCCGGTGGAGAGCGCATGCTGTACTGGCGGCTGACAGGACGGGAAAACCTGCAATATTTCGGAAGTCTATACGGTTTGCAAGGGCAGGAACTGCGCCATCGGATCGATGCATTGCTTTTGCAGGTTGGCCTGTATGAGGCCGCCAACACCCCTGTCGAGCGTTATTCCAAAGGCATGAAGCAACGACTGCAAATCGCCCGTGGCCTGATCAATGACCCGCGTTACCTGTTTCTGGACGAACCGACTCTCGGCTTGGACGCCCCCATCGCCCGACAGCTTCGCAAGCATGTAAGTGAACTCGCTTCCCAGCACGGAAAAGCCATTCTGTTGACCAGCCACTACATTCATGAGGTAGAAGAGCTTTGTGACGAGGTATACATCATCGATAAAGGAAAGCTCGTGGCGCATGATACACCGGAGCACCTGACCAAATCGCTCCACCTGGATACAGCCTTACAGGTAGTGATCCCCTCTCTCTCCGACTCGCTCGATTACGATCTGCGCCAGCTGGCTCAAGATTACGGCGGCTCGCGTGAAATCGCAGAAACAGACGAGCAGACCTGGGAAGTGACATTACGAGGAAAAACGGATATGACAACTCCGCTGCTTTCCCTCTTGGCTGCTCACCAGTCCCCTGTCTTGCGTCTCTCTACCCAACAGCCATCACTGGAGGACGTCATCCTGCACATGGCAGATCGGAGGGGCGCATGA
- a CDS encoding AAA family ATPase: MTHPTLDNLQHAVSSVIVGKESQIRLLVTALLARGHVLLEDLPGMGKTVLAKTLAQAIGGSYNRLQFTADLLPSDVVGLHVFNQRTSEFELRKGPVFADVLLADEINRATPRTQSGLLECMEERQVTIEGVTLPLPSTMLVIATQNPIESEGTYPLPEAQLDRFLFKLSLGYGTREDAKEILRRFRSDSPLEAVEPVITVEQIAVLQREVTTVHVSQPVEDYIIDLTEATRQHRSVEVGISPRAMLALLRSAQAYAFVSGRTFVLPDDVKVVFPSLAAHRIRLSMEAELHVTEQEVVEQILTSVPAPVEESV; the protein is encoded by the coding sequence ATGACTCATCCGACATTGGATAACCTTCAGCATGCTGTCAGCAGCGTCATCGTGGGCAAGGAAAGTCAGATCCGCCTATTAGTAACGGCATTGCTCGCCCGTGGACACGTATTGCTGGAGGACTTGCCCGGAATGGGAAAAACCGTGCTTGCCAAAACATTGGCGCAAGCAATTGGTGGCTCTTACAACCGTCTGCAATTCACCGCGGATCTACTGCCATCTGATGTCGTCGGTCTACACGTGTTCAATCAACGAACAAGTGAATTCGAACTGCGCAAGGGACCTGTTTTTGCGGATGTCTTGCTCGCAGATGAAATAAACCGGGCCACTCCCAGGACTCAATCCGGCTTGCTGGAATGCATGGAGGAACGCCAGGTTACGATTGAAGGCGTCACCCTGCCACTCCCATCGACCATGCTGGTTATTGCTACCCAAAATCCGATTGAATCGGAGGGGACCTATCCACTGCCGGAAGCACAGTTGGACCGCTTCCTTTTCAAGCTGTCTCTTGGCTACGGTACAAGAGAGGATGCCAAAGAAATTTTGCGGAGATTCCGCAGCGACTCCCCATTAGAGGCGGTCGAGCCGGTCATCACTGTCGAACAAATTGCGGTTCTGCAACGCGAGGTCACAACTGTTCACGTCAGCCAACCAGTGGAAGACTATATCATCGACCTGACGGAAGCGACTCGCCAGCATCGCTCGGTTGAGGTGGGCATCAGTCCGCGCGCCATGCTCGCCCTGTTGCGATCCGCTCAGGCTTACGCGTTCGTTTCTGGTCGTACTTTTGTCTTGCCAGATGATGTAAAAGTGGTGTTTCCAAGTCTGGCAGCCCACCGCATCCGCCTCTCTATGGAAGCAGAGCTGCATGTGACGGAGCAGGAAGTCGTGGAGCAAATCTTGACCAGCGTCCCCGCTCCCGTCGAAGAAAGCGTGTAG